Proteins found in one Sorghum bicolor cultivar BTx623 chromosome 1, Sorghum_bicolor_NCBIv3, whole genome shotgun sequence genomic segment:
- the LOC110431942 gene encoding branched-chain-amino-acid aminotransferase 5, chloroplastic-like isoform X2 translates to MELRLASRGALSAAPPLSGCLSRHSLSPWLKIQNHIYPMPSLCYKVRTTAKCHASMATSYVETSEVTDLDWENLGFGLIETDFMYVAKCGPDGIFSKGEVLPFGPIALSPSAGVLNYGQGLFEGLKAYRKADGSILLFRPEENAIRMISGAERMCMPAPTVEQFVDAVKQTVLANKRWVPPTGKGSLYIRPLLIGSGAVLGLAPAPEYSFIIFVSPVGNYFKEGLSPINLIVEEKFHRASPGGTGGVKTIGNYASVLRAQKVAKGKGYSDVLYLDAVHDKYLEEVSSCNIFVVKDNVISTPAIKGTILPGITRKSIIEVAQSKGFKVEERLVSVDELLNADEVFCTGTAVVVSPVGSVTYMGKRAEYGNQGVGVVSQQLYKSLTSLQMGNVEDWMGWTVQLNQ, encoded by the exons ATGGAGCTCCGCCTCGCCTCCCGCGGCGCCCTTTCGGCCGCTCCGCCGCTTTCCGGCTGCTTGTCGCGGCACTCGCTCTCGCCGTGGCTCAAG ATCCAGAACCACATTTATCCGATGCCAAGTCTCTGTTACAAGGTTCGTACCACGGCAAAATGCCATGCTTCTATGGCAACAAGTTACGT GGAAACATCAGAGGTCACTGATTTGGACTGGGAAAACCTTGGCTTTGGCCTCATCGAGACTGACTTTATGTATGTTGCAAAATGTGGACCTGATGGAATCTTTTCCAAAGGTGAAGTCCTACCTTTTGGTCCTATAGCACTGAGTCCTTCTGCTGGAGTCTTAAATTATGGACAG GGATTGTTTGAAGGCCTAAAAGCATATAGGAAAGCTGATGGGTCCATCCTTCTATTTCGTCCGGAGGAGAATGCTATAAGGATGATAAGTGGTGCAGAGAGAATGTGTATGCCTGCTCCAACTGTTGAGCAATTCGTTGATGCTGTTAAACAAACTGTTTTGGCAAATAAAAGATGG GTGCCTCCTACTGGTAAAGGTTCCCTGTATATCAGGCCACTCCTAATAGGAAGCGGTGCTGTTCTTGGTCTTGCACCTGCTCCTGAGTATAGCTTTATCATTTTTGTATCCCCTGTTGGGAATTATTTCAAG GAAGGTTTATCTCCTATCAATTTGATTGTTGAGGAGAAATTTCACCGTGCCAGCCCTGGTGGAACTGGAGGCGTGAAAACCATTGGAAACTATGCCTCG GTACTGAGAGCGCAAAAGGTTGCAAAGGGGAAAGGATATTCTGATGTCCTTTATTTGGATGCTGTTCATGACAAATATCTTGAAGAAGTCTCTTCCTGCAATATTTTTGTTGTGAAA GACAATGTTATCTCTACTCCTGCCATTAAGGGAACAATACTGCCTGGTATAACAAGGAAAAGTATCATTGAAGTTGCTCAGAGCAAAGGCTTCAAG GTTGAGGAGCGCCTGGTGTCAGTAGATGAGTTGCTTAATGctgatgaagttttctgcacgGGGACTGCTGTTGTGGTGTCACCTGTAGGGAGTGTTACATATATGGGGAAAAG GGCGGAATATGGCAACCAAGGAGTCGGTGTCGTGTCTCAGCAACTATACAAGTCACTTACAAGCCTCCAGATGGGCAATGTTGAGGACTGGATGGGTTGGACCGTGCAACTGAATCAGTAG
- the LOC110431942 gene encoding branched-chain-amino-acid aminotransferase 5, chloroplastic-like isoform X1 has translation MELRLASRGALSAAPPLSGCLSRHSLSPWLKIQNHIYPMPSLCYKVRTTAKCHASMATSYVRETSEVTDLDWENLGFGLIETDFMYVAKCGPDGIFSKGEVLPFGPIALSPSAGVLNYGQGLFEGLKAYRKADGSILLFRPEENAIRMISGAERMCMPAPTVEQFVDAVKQTVLANKRWVPPTGKGSLYIRPLLIGSGAVLGLAPAPEYSFIIFVSPVGNYFKEGLSPINLIVEEKFHRASPGGTGGVKTIGNYASVLRAQKVAKGKGYSDVLYLDAVHDKYLEEVSSCNIFVVKDNVISTPAIKGTILPGITRKSIIEVAQSKGFKVEERLVSVDELLNADEVFCTGTAVVVSPVGSVTYMGKRAEYGNQGVGVVSQQLYKSLTSLQMGNVEDWMGWTVQLNQ, from the exons ATGGAGCTCCGCCTCGCCTCCCGCGGCGCCCTTTCGGCCGCTCCGCCGCTTTCCGGCTGCTTGTCGCGGCACTCGCTCTCGCCGTGGCTCAAG ATCCAGAACCACATTTATCCGATGCCAAGTCTCTGTTACAAGGTTCGTACCACGGCAAAATGCCATGCTTCTATGGCAACAAGTTACGT CAGGGAAACATCAGAGGTCACTGATTTGGACTGGGAAAACCTTGGCTTTGGCCTCATCGAGACTGACTTTATGTATGTTGCAAAATGTGGACCTGATGGAATCTTTTCCAAAGGTGAAGTCCTACCTTTTGGTCCTATAGCACTGAGTCCTTCTGCTGGAGTCTTAAATTATGGACAG GGATTGTTTGAAGGCCTAAAAGCATATAGGAAAGCTGATGGGTCCATCCTTCTATTTCGTCCGGAGGAGAATGCTATAAGGATGATAAGTGGTGCAGAGAGAATGTGTATGCCTGCTCCAACTGTTGAGCAATTCGTTGATGCTGTTAAACAAACTGTTTTGGCAAATAAAAGATGG GTGCCTCCTACTGGTAAAGGTTCCCTGTATATCAGGCCACTCCTAATAGGAAGCGGTGCTGTTCTTGGTCTTGCACCTGCTCCTGAGTATAGCTTTATCATTTTTGTATCCCCTGTTGGGAATTATTTCAAG GAAGGTTTATCTCCTATCAATTTGATTGTTGAGGAGAAATTTCACCGTGCCAGCCCTGGTGGAACTGGAGGCGTGAAAACCATTGGAAACTATGCCTCG GTACTGAGAGCGCAAAAGGTTGCAAAGGGGAAAGGATATTCTGATGTCCTTTATTTGGATGCTGTTCATGACAAATATCTTGAAGAAGTCTCTTCCTGCAATATTTTTGTTGTGAAA GACAATGTTATCTCTACTCCTGCCATTAAGGGAACAATACTGCCTGGTATAACAAGGAAAAGTATCATTGAAGTTGCTCAGAGCAAAGGCTTCAAG GTTGAGGAGCGCCTGGTGTCAGTAGATGAGTTGCTTAATGctgatgaagttttctgcacgGGGACTGCTGTTGTGGTGTCACCTGTAGGGAGTGTTACATATATGGGGAAAAG GGCGGAATATGGCAACCAAGGAGTCGGTGTCGTGTCTCAGCAACTATACAAGTCACTTACAAGCCTCCAGATGGGCAATGTTGAGGACTGGATGGGTTGGACCGTGCAACTGAATCAGTAG
- the LOC8081545 gene encoding protein PAIR1 isoform X2, with product MAGRVGEYNCPRQQRIQNRSASHSITPLLLGCSSGTGDHHCRRRLLAPARSREQAMKLKINKACDLGSISVLPPRRTGGSGGAGEAGSSAAAVAAGSQQRSQPMSHSQQSFSQGVMGSGGASSLLHSQSQLSQASLDENLLSLHLASPTRDQRFGLHDDSSKKMPSLPVSSASCVREESQLQLAKTPSNPVHRWNPSLPDGVVPTEDVERKFQHMASSVHKVGMVLDSVQNDVMQLNRAMKEAALDSGSMQQKIVVLDTSLQKNLKGQDDLKALVESNTKSISDQLTVLNSHSNKLDEISSTLSILPKQIETDLKQQHSDIFRIFRKDMEEIVRAVRSLNSKIDAIQMPTDQRCTINGRPLMNQLPVDRNERPQVNQTPEVTRMSQTPVATMVNQTSVASLVNQTPAANGRHLVSQIPAANGKTLVSQTSVANGRSLMSQVPTANGKPLTNQASLANGGSLMSQVPAANGKPLTNQIPAPKGRPMMRQKTGERGRPQMNQIPVASGWTHTNKIPAPEVHPAPLVFPASAKAAADPKAKVDDGKLKVLPQKLTGSRSRVTPKQEEAASTKFSRAAATEKVVIFIEDSDDDSDVRASSCVILRSSGSGAGAGAGERECDLMKVGAEESQEIMRRARKRRRREMQATVASMPPEVGH from the exons ATGGCAGGCAGGGTGGGCGAATATAACTGTCCACGCCAGCAGAGAATTCAAAATCGCAGCGCCTCCCATTCCATTACTCCGCTACTGCTCGGCTGCTCTTCTGGCACCGGCGATCaccactgccgccgccgcctcctcgctCCAGCCCGCTCCAGGGAGCAGGCCATGAAGCTTAAGATCAACAAGGCGTGCGACCTCGGCTCCATCTCCGTCCTCCCTCCCCG TAGGACCGGAGGGAGCGGCGGCGCAGGCGAGGCGGGTTCCTCCGCCGCGGCCGTGGCGGCGGGGTCGCAGCAGCGGTCGCAGCCGATGTCGCACTCGCAGCAGTCCTTCTCGCAGGGCGTTATGGGGAGCGGCGGCGCGTCGTCGCTCCTGCACTCGCAGTCGCAGCTCTCGCAGGCCTCCCTCGACGAGAATCTCCTCAGCCTCCACCTCGCCTCGCCCACGCGCGATCAG AGATTTGGGTTGCATGACGACTCATCAAAGAAGATGCCATCATTGCCTGTCAGCTCGGCGTCTTGTGTGCGAGAAGAATCTCAGCTGCAACTGGCAAAAACACCAAGCAACCCTGTCCATCGATGGAACCCTTCTCTTCCTGATG GTGTGGTTCCTACTGAGGATGTTGAGCGCAAATTTCAGCATATGGCAAGTTCGGTGCATAAGGTAGGGATGGTGCTCGATTCAGTGCAAAACGACGTTATGCAGTTAAACAGAGCCATGAAGGAAGCCGCACTAGATT CTGGAAGCATGCAGCAAAAGATTGTTGTCCTAGACACTTCACTGCAGAAGAAT CTTAAGGGACAAGATGATCTCAAAGCACTTGTTGAGAGCAACACCAAAAGCATCTCTGATCAGCTGACTGTTCTTAACTCCCACTCCAACAAACTGGATGAGATATCCTCAACCCTTTCAATCTTGCCGAAACAAATAGAAACAGATTTAAAGCAACAGCACAGTGACATCTTCAGAATTTTTAGAAAAGACATGGAG GAGATTGTTAGAGCTGTCAGATCTCTCAACAGTAAGATTGATGCAATCCAAATGCCAACA GACCAGcgatgcacaatcaatggaagGCCCCTAATGAACCAACTACCAGTCGATAGAAATGAAAGGCCCCAGGTGAACCAAACACCAGAGGTAACCCGGATGAGCCAAACACCAGTAGCAACCATGGTGAACCAAACATCAGTAGCAAGCTTGGTGAACCAAACACCAGCAGCAAATGGAAGGCACCTGGTGAGCCAAATACCAGCAGCAAATGGGAAAACTTTGGTGAGCCAAACATCAGTAGCAAATGGAAGATCCCTGATGAGCCAAGTACCAACAGCAAATGGGAAACCTCTGACGAACCAAGCATCACTAGCAAATGGAGGATCCCTGATGAGCCAAGTACCAGCAGCAAATGGGAAACCTCTGACGAACCAAATACCAGCACCAAAGGGAAGACCCATGATGAGGCAGAAAACAGGAGAAAGAGGAAGGCCCCAGATGAACCAAATACCTGTAGCAAGTGGATGGACCCATACAAACAAAATACCCGCACCGGAAGT GCATCCTGCACCTTTGGTCTTCCCTGCAAGTGCAAAGGCAGCAGCAGACCCGAAGGCGAAGGTAGACGACGGAAAACTGAAAGTGCTTCCCCAAAAGCTAACTGGTTCTAGATCCAGGGTGACACCTAAACAGGAAGAGGCGGCGAGTACAAAGTTCAGCCGGGCAGCAGCAACTGAGAAG GTGGTGATATTCATCGAGGACTCTGACGATGACAGCGACGTCCGTGCTTCTTCCTGCGTGATCCTCAGGTCATCGGGATCAG gtgcaggtgcaggtgcaggtgaGAGGGAGTGCGACCTGATGAAGGTGGGCGCGGAGGAGAGCCAGGAGATCATGCGGAGGGCCAGGAAGCGGAGGAGAAGAGAAATGCAGGCCACCGTTGCCAGCATGCCGCCTGAGGTTGGGCACTAG
- the LOC8081545 gene encoding protein PAIR1 isoform X1, producing the protein MAGRVGEYNCPRQQRIQNRSASHSITPLLLGCSSGTGDHHCRRRLLAPARSREQAMKLKINKACDLGSISVLPPRRTGGSGGAGEAGSSAAAVAAGSQQRSQPMSHSQQSFSQGVMGSGGASSLLHSQSQLSQASLDENLLSLHLASPTRDQRFGLHDDSSKKMPSLPVSSASCVREESQLQLAKTPSNPVHRWNPSLPDGRCVVPTEDVERKFQHMASSVHKVGMVLDSVQNDVMQLNRAMKEAALDSGSMQQKIVVLDTSLQKNLKGQDDLKALVESNTKSISDQLTVLNSHSNKLDEISSTLSILPKQIETDLKQQHSDIFRIFRKDMEEIVRAVRSLNSKIDAIQMPTDQRCTINGRPLMNQLPVDRNERPQVNQTPEVTRMSQTPVATMVNQTSVASLVNQTPAANGRHLVSQIPAANGKTLVSQTSVANGRSLMSQVPTANGKPLTNQASLANGGSLMSQVPAANGKPLTNQIPAPKGRPMMRQKTGERGRPQMNQIPVASGWTHTNKIPAPEVHPAPLVFPASAKAAADPKAKVDDGKLKVLPQKLTGSRSRVTPKQEEAASTKFSRAAATEKVVIFIEDSDDDSDVRASSCVILRSSGSGAGAGAGERECDLMKVGAEESQEIMRRARKRRRREMQATVASMPPEVGH; encoded by the exons ATGGCAGGCAGGGTGGGCGAATATAACTGTCCACGCCAGCAGAGAATTCAAAATCGCAGCGCCTCCCATTCCATTACTCCGCTACTGCTCGGCTGCTCTTCTGGCACCGGCGATCaccactgccgccgccgcctcctcgctCCAGCCCGCTCCAGGGAGCAGGCCATGAAGCTTAAGATCAACAAGGCGTGCGACCTCGGCTCCATCTCCGTCCTCCCTCCCCG TAGGACCGGAGGGAGCGGCGGCGCAGGCGAGGCGGGTTCCTCCGCCGCGGCCGTGGCGGCGGGGTCGCAGCAGCGGTCGCAGCCGATGTCGCACTCGCAGCAGTCCTTCTCGCAGGGCGTTATGGGGAGCGGCGGCGCGTCGTCGCTCCTGCACTCGCAGTCGCAGCTCTCGCAGGCCTCCCTCGACGAGAATCTCCTCAGCCTCCACCTCGCCTCGCCCACGCGCGATCAG AGATTTGGGTTGCATGACGACTCATCAAAGAAGATGCCATCATTGCCTGTCAGCTCGGCGTCTTGTGTGCGAGAAGAATCTCAGCTGCAACTGGCAAAAACACCAAGCAACCCTGTCCATCGATGGAACCCTTCTCTTCCTGATGGTAGAT GTGTGGTTCCTACTGAGGATGTTGAGCGCAAATTTCAGCATATGGCAAGTTCGGTGCATAAGGTAGGGATGGTGCTCGATTCAGTGCAAAACGACGTTATGCAGTTAAACAGAGCCATGAAGGAAGCCGCACTAGATT CTGGAAGCATGCAGCAAAAGATTGTTGTCCTAGACACTTCACTGCAGAAGAAT CTTAAGGGACAAGATGATCTCAAAGCACTTGTTGAGAGCAACACCAAAAGCATCTCTGATCAGCTGACTGTTCTTAACTCCCACTCCAACAAACTGGATGAGATATCCTCAACCCTTTCAATCTTGCCGAAACAAATAGAAACAGATTTAAAGCAACAGCACAGTGACATCTTCAGAATTTTTAGAAAAGACATGGAG GAGATTGTTAGAGCTGTCAGATCTCTCAACAGTAAGATTGATGCAATCCAAATGCCAACA GACCAGcgatgcacaatcaatggaagGCCCCTAATGAACCAACTACCAGTCGATAGAAATGAAAGGCCCCAGGTGAACCAAACACCAGAGGTAACCCGGATGAGCCAAACACCAGTAGCAACCATGGTGAACCAAACATCAGTAGCAAGCTTGGTGAACCAAACACCAGCAGCAAATGGAAGGCACCTGGTGAGCCAAATACCAGCAGCAAATGGGAAAACTTTGGTGAGCCAAACATCAGTAGCAAATGGAAGATCCCTGATGAGCCAAGTACCAACAGCAAATGGGAAACCTCTGACGAACCAAGCATCACTAGCAAATGGAGGATCCCTGATGAGCCAAGTACCAGCAGCAAATGGGAAACCTCTGACGAACCAAATACCAGCACCAAAGGGAAGACCCATGATGAGGCAGAAAACAGGAGAAAGAGGAAGGCCCCAGATGAACCAAATACCTGTAGCAAGTGGATGGACCCATACAAACAAAATACCCGCACCGGAAGT GCATCCTGCACCTTTGGTCTTCCCTGCAAGTGCAAAGGCAGCAGCAGACCCGAAGGCGAAGGTAGACGACGGAAAACTGAAAGTGCTTCCCCAAAAGCTAACTGGTTCTAGATCCAGGGTGACACCTAAACAGGAAGAGGCGGCGAGTACAAAGTTCAGCCGGGCAGCAGCAACTGAGAAG GTGGTGATATTCATCGAGGACTCTGACGATGACAGCGACGTCCGTGCTTCTTCCTGCGTGATCCTCAGGTCATCGGGATCAG gtgcaggtgcaggtgcaggtgaGAGGGAGTGCGACCTGATGAAGGTGGGCGCGGAGGAGAGCCAGGAGATCATGCGGAGGGCCAGGAAGCGGAGGAGAAGAGAAATGCAGGCCACCGTTGCCAGCATGCCGCCTGAGGTTGGGCACTAG